The following proteins are encoded in a genomic region of Thermoflexus hugenholtzii JAD2:
- a CDS encoding competence/damage-inducible protein A produces MPAHPPTAEILAIGNELLLGEVVDTNTAWLCRFFTGLGGKVQRAVVLPDEVEAIAAELQGALRRAPALVFTTGGLGPTEDDRTLAAVAMATGRPLEEHPEALRMVAARYRELAAAGFVAEPDLTPPRRKMAMLPRGAIPLANPVGAAPGVLLPLERTLLVCLPGVPEEMKAIVQSSLAPHLQARLGRAGFAELRLLTDCGDESRLAPLLGEVGRAFPHVYIKSRARAFGPQVRIQIYLSAAAPTPEEAQALVEEAGRHLEGRLAEAGVSAERLPAM; encoded by the coding sequence ATGCCTGCCCATCCCCCGACGGCGGAGATCCTGGCCATCGGGAACGAGCTGCTGCTGGGGGAGGTTGTCGATACCAACACCGCCTGGCTGTGCCGCTTCTTCACTGGGCTGGGCGGGAAGGTCCAGCGGGCGGTGGTGTTGCCGGACGAGGTGGAGGCCATCGCGGCGGAGCTGCAGGGGGCCCTGCGTCGGGCTCCAGCCCTCGTGTTCACCACCGGTGGGCTGGGCCCCACCGAGGACGACCGAACCTTGGCCGCGGTGGCGATGGCCACCGGGCGGCCGCTGGAGGAGCATCCGGAGGCGCTGCGGATGGTGGCGGCGCGCTACCGGGAGCTGGCGGCCGCCGGTTTCGTCGCGGAGCCCGACCTCACGCCTCCCCGCCGCAAGATGGCCATGCTCCCCCGGGGGGCGATCCCCCTGGCGAACCCCGTGGGGGCCGCCCCGGGGGTCCTCCTGCCTCTGGAACGGACACTCCTCGTCTGTCTCCCCGGCGTCCCCGAAGAGATGAAGGCCATCGTCCAGAGCTCCCTCGCCCCGCATCTGCAGGCCCGCCTGGGGAGGGCCGGGTTTGCGGAGTTACGCCTGCTTACGGATTGTGGGGATGAATCGCGGCTGGCGCCGTTGTTGGGAGAGGTGGGCCGGGCCTTCCCCCACGTCTACATCAAATCCCGGGCCCGGGCCTTCGGACCTCAGGTGCGCATACAGATTTACCTTTCCGCGGCCGCCCCGACGCCGGAGGAGGCGCAGGCCCTGGTGGAGGAAGCCGGACGACATCTGGAGGGACGGCTTGCGGAAGCCGGGGTCTCTGCGGAGCGTCTTCCTGCGATGTGA
- the aspS gene encoding aspartate--tRNA ligase — translation MWKTHGCGELRPAHVGQMVELAGWVHRRRDHGGLIFVDLRDRSGLVQVVGDPSCSAEAHAALDQVRLEYVIQVHGRVRRRPPGTENPNLPTGEVEVEAHAVRILNPARPLPFPIDDDGRRIDEAVRLRYRYLDLRRARMQRNLMLRHQTTRAIRDYLDARGFVEVETPILIKSTPEGARDFIVPSRLHPGKFYALPQSPQQLKQLLMVAGLEKYYQIARCFRDEDLRGDRQPEFTQLDLEMSFVDREDILQLIEGLLIEVVQRVAPHKRFRTPFPRLTYAEALARYGSDKPDLRFGMELVDLTDVARESAFEIFREAARGGGQVKALRAPGCAGYSRRELDELTSYVKSHGAKGLITLAFTGDGVKGQAVKFLTEGERARIAERTGAGTGDLLCIVADAPEVVAKALGGLRLLFRDRLQLADPDEFAFAWILEFPMFEWNEEEGRWEAVHHPFTSPLDEDLDRLETDPASVRAKAYDIVCNGYEIGGGSIRIHRREIQERVFRLLGYTPEQARARFGHLLEAFEFGAPPHGGIALGLDRLVMLLADEPNIREVIAFPKTASATDLLFDAPSEVDERQLRELHIRIVREES, via the coding sequence ATGTGGAAGACCCATGGGTGTGGGGAGCTGCGCCCGGCCCACGTTGGCCAGATGGTGGAGCTGGCCGGTTGGGTGCACCGGCGTCGGGATCATGGCGGCCTGATCTTCGTCGACCTGCGGGATCGGAGCGGGCTGGTGCAGGTGGTGGGGGATCCCTCCTGCTCCGCGGAGGCCCATGCGGCCCTGGATCAGGTCCGCCTGGAATATGTGATCCAGGTCCACGGGCGGGTGCGCCGGCGGCCCCCTGGGACGGAGAACCCGAACCTGCCCACCGGGGAGGTGGAGGTGGAAGCCCACGCGGTGCGCATCCTGAACCCCGCGCGCCCGCTGCCTTTCCCCATCGACGACGACGGCCGGCGCATCGATGAGGCGGTCCGCCTGCGTTACCGTTACCTGGACCTGCGGCGGGCTCGCATGCAGCGGAACCTGATGTTGCGCCATCAGACCACCCGGGCCATCCGGGACTACCTGGACGCCCGGGGGTTTGTGGAGGTGGAGACGCCCATCCTGATCAAGAGCACACCGGAGGGCGCCCGGGATTTCATCGTCCCCAGCCGGCTCCACCCCGGCAAGTTCTACGCCCTGCCGCAGTCCCCTCAACAACTGAAGCAGCTGCTGATGGTGGCGGGCCTGGAGAAATACTACCAGATCGCCCGCTGCTTCCGCGATGAGGACCTGCGGGGCGACCGCCAGCCCGAGTTCACCCAGCTGGACCTGGAGATGTCCTTCGTGGATCGCGAGGACATCCTGCAGCTGATCGAAGGGCTGCTGATCGAGGTGGTGCAGCGGGTGGCCCCCCACAAGCGGTTTCGCACGCCGTTCCCTCGCCTCACTTACGCGGAGGCCCTCGCCCGCTACGGCTCGGACAAGCCGGATCTGCGCTTCGGCATGGAGCTGGTCGACCTGACGGATGTGGCCCGGGAGAGCGCCTTCGAGATCTTCCGGGAGGCGGCTCGGGGCGGAGGACAGGTGAAGGCCCTGCGCGCGCCGGGCTGCGCCGGCTACAGCCGCCGCGAGCTCGACGAGCTCACGTCTTACGTGAAATCGCATGGGGCGAAGGGATTGATCACCCTCGCCTTCACCGGCGATGGGGTGAAAGGCCAGGCCGTTAAGTTCCTGACCGAAGGCGAGCGCGCCCGCATCGCCGAGCGGACCGGGGCCGGCACCGGCGATCTGCTCTGCATCGTAGCCGACGCCCCGGAGGTGGTCGCCAAGGCCCTGGGCGGGCTCCGCCTGCTCTTCCGCGACCGATTGCAGCTGGCGGATCCGGATGAGTTCGCCTTCGCCTGGATCCTGGAGTTCCCGATGTTCGAGTGGAACGAGGAGGAAGGCCGCTGGGAGGCCGTGCACCACCCCTTCACCTCCCCGCTGGATGAGGATCTGGACCGCCTGGAGACCGACCCGGCCTCGGTCCGGGCGAAGGCGTATGATATCGTGTGCAACGGCTATGAGATCGGCGGGGGGAGCATCCGGATCCACCGCCGGGAGATCCAGGAGCGGGTGTTCCGGCTGCTCGGATACACCCCGGAGCAGGCCCGCGCCCGGTTCGGCCATCTGCTGGAGGCCTTTGAGTTCGGCGCCCCTCCTCACGGAGGCATCGCCCTGGGCCTGGATCGCCTGGTGATGCTGCTGGCGGACGAGCCGAACATCCGCGAGGTCATCGCCTTCCCCAAGACCGCCAGCGCGACGGATCTCCTGTTCGATGCCCCCTCGGAGGTCGACGAACGCCAGCTCCGGGAGCTCCACATCCGCATCGTGCGGGAGGAGAGCTGA
- a CDS encoding DUF1858 domain-containing protein: MIREDWSIEELLARYPRSREVLIRWGMWCPVCALAGLETLADAARVYGIDIETLIRELEEQEGGGSSR, encoded by the coding sequence ATGATCCGGGAGGACTGGTCCATTGAGGAGCTCCTGGCGCGCTACCCCCGATCTCGGGAGGTCCTGATCCGCTGGGGGATGTGGTGCCCGGTGTGCGCCCTGGCCGGCCTGGAGACGCTGGCCGACGCCGCCCGGGTGTATGGGATCGACATCGAAACGCTGATCCGGGAGCTCGAGGAGCAGGAAGGAGGCGGTTCCTCACGCTGA
- a CDS encoding CinA family nicotinamide mononucleotide deamidase-related protein: protein MPQAEVLATGTELLSGDVVDTNSARIARALQPLSIPLVQITVVGDDLPRMVAAIRAALARSEILVISGGLGPTADDVTREAVAEALGRPLIFDPELLEVIRARFQAFGVSMPENNRRQAFRPEGSRVIPNPIGTAPGFLVETNGRLLFALPGVPRELERMLSDTVVPYLRERFPPAEALAWRVVRTIGLGESWIDERLQDLLRGENPQVGLNAHPGMVDIRIQARGSTPEEAAARAEEAVRRVRERLGWAVFGEGHQAPEEAVIAALRARGATVATLERGTLGMLGGRLAAVDPESEVFRIGEVRARLATAPEHAAEAIRRQAGTTFGLAAEVLPEAESFQITVALAAPEGSRSVRRGHRGPLPHAAEWAAHAAMGLLWRWLREGP, encoded by the coding sequence ATGCCCCAGGCCGAGGTGCTGGCAACCGGCACGGAGCTGCTCAGCGGGGATGTGGTCGACACGAACTCGGCGCGCATCGCCCGCGCCCTGCAGCCCCTCTCCATCCCCCTGGTCCAGATCACGGTGGTGGGAGATGATCTCCCCCGCATGGTGGCAGCCATCCGGGCGGCGCTGGCCCGTAGCGAGATCCTCGTGATCAGTGGGGGGCTGGGGCCCACGGCCGACGATGTGACCCGGGAGGCGGTGGCGGAGGCCCTGGGGCGTCCCCTGATCTTCGACCCGGAGCTGCTGGAGGTCATCCGGGCCCGCTTCCAGGCCTTCGGGGTGTCCATGCCCGAGAACAACCGGCGCCAGGCCTTCCGGCCGGAGGGCTCTCGCGTCATTCCCAATCCCATCGGCACCGCCCCCGGGTTCCTGGTTGAGACCAACGGCCGCCTCCTCTTCGCCCTCCCGGGCGTCCCCCGGGAGCTGGAGCGGATGCTTTCGGACACGGTGGTCCCTTACCTTCGGGAGCGGTTCCCTCCCGCGGAGGCGTTGGCCTGGCGGGTGGTGCGCACCATCGGGTTGGGGGAAAGCTGGATCGATGAGCGGCTGCAGGATCTGCTTCGGGGCGAGAACCCGCAAGTGGGGTTGAACGCCCATCCGGGGATGGTGGACATCCGCATCCAGGCCCGGGGATCCACCCCGGAGGAAGCCGCCGCCCGGGCCGAGGAGGCCGTCCGCCGGGTCCGGGAACGCCTGGGCTGGGCGGTTTTCGGGGAGGGCCACCAGGCGCCGGAGGAGGCGGTGATCGCCGCCCTTCGGGCCCGCGGGGCGACCGTCGCCACGCTGGAGCGGGGCACCCTGGGGATGCTGGGGGGGCGCCTCGCGGCGGTGGATCCTGAAAGCGAGGTCTTCCGGATCGGTGAGGTCCGCGCCCGGCTGGCCACCGCCCCGGAGCACGCCGCCGAGGCCATTCGACGTCAGGCCGGGACCACCTTCGGGCTGGCGGCGGAGGTCCTCCCCGAAGCCGAGAGCTTTCAGATCACCGTGGCCCTGGCGGCCCCGGAGGGTTCCCGAAGCGTCCGGCGCGGCCATCGCGGCCCGCTCCCCCATGCAGCCGAATGGGCCGCGCACGCGGCGATGGGCCTGCTCTGGCGCTGGCTCCGGGAGGGGCCATGA
- a CDS encoding polyamine ABC transporter substrate-binding protein — protein MGKWARGLTLMVLLAILVACGAPAAPPNPTTPPTSPPTAPATEAPPATGPAAAEDSCGDRSRLSKQLYLFNWPDYIAQEVLERFERECGVKVIVDTYDSNETLLAKLQAGATGYDVIVPSDYMVSIMIKEGMLAELDKNNLPNLKHIDPAYLGLYFDPENKYTVPYMWGTSGFMYDTAAVQRELKSWKDLFEPAPDIQGKIAMLKDEREVIGAALKYLGFSMNTTNPEELQKAKEVLLRQKPYVKAYTSDTTRDLLVAGEVVVAHIWTGDAIRARDAKPTLKYVIPEEGCTIWQDNLAIPKTSKNKYTAEVFINFLMRPDIAAINANTIKFGSPNRTAVQQRLIDPTLLNDPGIYPPDELKRKMEWLIDVGEAIELYDRIWTELGVEQ, from the coding sequence ATGGGCAAGTGGGCGCGCGGTCTCACGCTCATGGTTCTCCTGGCGATCCTGGTGGCGTGCGGGGCGCCGGCAGCCCCTCCCAATCCCACGACCCCACCGACTTCTCCTCCGACGGCTCCTGCCACAGAGGCTCCTCCTGCGACCGGGCCGGCGGCCGCTGAGGATTCGTGCGGAGATCGCTCTCGTCTCTCCAAGCAGCTGTATCTGTTCAACTGGCCCGATTACATCGCCCAGGAGGTTCTGGAGCGGTTCGAGCGGGAGTGCGGGGTCAAGGTCATCGTCGACACCTACGACTCCAATGAGACCCTGCTGGCCAAGCTGCAGGCCGGCGCCACCGGTTACGATGTCATCGTGCCTTCGGACTACATGGTCTCCATCATGATCAAGGAGGGCATGCTGGCCGAGCTGGACAAGAACAACCTTCCCAACCTCAAGCACATCGATCCGGCCTATCTGGGCCTTTATTTCGACCCGGAGAACAAATACACGGTGCCCTATATGTGGGGCACCTCCGGGTTCATGTATGACACCGCGGCGGTCCAGCGCGAGCTCAAGAGCTGGAAGGATCTCTTCGAGCCAGCTCCGGACATCCAGGGGAAGATCGCCATGCTGAAGGACGAGCGGGAGGTGATCGGGGCGGCCCTCAAGTATCTGGGCTTCTCCATGAACACCACGAACCCGGAGGAGCTCCAGAAGGCCAAGGAGGTCCTGCTCCGCCAGAAGCCCTACGTGAAGGCCTACACCAGCGACACCACCCGGGATCTCCTGGTGGCCGGCGAGGTCGTCGTGGCGCACATCTGGACCGGCGACGCCATCCGGGCCCGCGACGCCAAGCCGACGCTGAAATACGTGATCCCTGAGGAGGGCTGCACCATCTGGCAGGACAACCTGGCCATCCCGAAGACCTCCAAAAACAAATACACGGCCGAGGTGTTCATCAACTTCCTGATGCGGCCGGACATCGCGGCCATCAACGCGAACACCATCAAATTCGGCAGCCCGAACCGCACGGCCGTCCAGCAGCGGTTGATCGACCCCACGCTCCTCAACGACCCGGGGATCTATCCGCCGGACGAGCTGAAGCGGAAGATGGAGTGGCTGATCGACGTAGGGGAGGCGATCGAGCTGTATGACCGGATCTGGACCGAACTGGGCGTGGAGCAGTGA
- a CDS encoding Crp/Fnr family transcriptional regulator, translating to MEQRRPGTTEGELLEVLSGYPLFRGVPRESLRALIHMGVERKCPAGRFLFLEGDPAEGVYLLLEGYVKVVQTDVSGQEVVAQVAGPGEPLGLIAMFADSPYPASAQAVSPARALWLPGEALRGFLLRHPEVALRLLRVLAERLHETHRRLLEVSILRVERRLARVLVRLASRLGQRTEEGIAVAMPLSREELAELCGTRLHTVSRLLNRWQRAGWVRLGRRRIVLREPHALVALAEELEPREPPLALTGRKVGEGKTVDDRRGTRPGRTE from the coding sequence ATGGAACAGAGGCGGCCCGGGACGACGGAAGGAGAGCTCCTGGAGGTCTTGAGCGGATATCCGCTTTTCCGCGGCGTGCCGCGCGAGAGCCTGCGGGCGCTGATCCATATGGGAGTGGAACGGAAATGCCCCGCTGGCCGCTTCCTGTTCCTGGAGGGGGATCCGGCAGAAGGGGTTTATTTGCTCCTTGAGGGCTATGTGAAGGTCGTCCAGACGGACGTCAGCGGACAGGAGGTGGTGGCTCAGGTGGCTGGACCCGGGGAGCCGCTGGGCCTGATCGCGATGTTCGCGGATTCGCCCTACCCGGCCTCCGCCCAGGCGGTCTCCCCCGCCCGGGCCCTCTGGCTCCCCGGGGAGGCCCTGCGCGGGTTCCTGCTCCGCCACCCGGAGGTCGCCCTGCGGCTCCTGCGGGTGCTGGCGGAGCGGCTGCACGAGACGCATCGGCGGCTGCTGGAGGTCAGCATCCTCCGGGTGGAGCGCCGGCTGGCCCGGGTGCTGGTGCGGCTGGCCAGCCGGCTGGGGCAGCGCACGGAAGAAGGGATCGCTGTGGCAATGCCCCTGAGCCGGGAGGAGCTGGCGGAGCTGTGCGGGACTCGCCTGCACACCGTGAGCCGGTTGCTCAACCGCTGGCAGCGGGCCGGCTGGGTGCGCCTGGGCCGACGCCGGATCGTGCTGCGAGAGCCCCACGCCCTGGTCGCCCTGGCGGAGGAGCTAGAGCCTCGAGAGCCTCCCCTTGCCTTGACCGGGCGCAAGGTAGGGGAAGGAAAGACCGTCGATGATCGAAGGGGAACACGCCCGGGGAGGACGGAATGA
- a CDS encoding segregation and condensation protein A: protein MTLPFRPTLPPVRLPVFEGPLDLLLYLIERNDLDITQVSLAQVTEQYLEYVTILQALTLDQLAEYLVIAAKLLYIKSSLLLPRPPEPDEAEEDVGEALVEQLKAYRLFRELARRLREREGFTAYGRTAPPPRPEVPGTGLEGITLEDLLRLARQALRPAGEAAPVEAFLPAYRLTIQEAMERILEAVREGKRVAFTGLLRAAGNRYEGIAFFLGLLELLKQRRVVAYQSRLFDEIYIEPFPERP, encoded by the coding sequence ATGACACTCCCGTTCCGTCCGACGCTGCCCCCGGTGCGCCTGCCCGTCTTCGAGGGCCCGCTCGATCTCCTCCTGTACCTGATCGAGCGGAACGACCTGGATATCACCCAGGTCTCCCTGGCCCAGGTCACCGAACAGTATCTGGAATACGTTACCATCCTGCAGGCGCTGACCCTGGACCAGCTGGCAGAATATCTGGTGATCGCCGCCAAGCTCCTTTACATCAAGTCCTCCCTGCTCCTCCCTCGCCCACCGGAGCCGGATGAGGCCGAGGAGGATGTGGGAGAAGCGCTGGTGGAGCAGCTCAAGGCTTATCGCCTCTTCCGGGAGCTGGCCCGCCGGCTGCGGGAGCGAGAGGGGTTCACCGCCTACGGCCGGACCGCGCCGCCGCCCCGGCCCGAGGTCCCCGGGACCGGCCTGGAGGGCATCACCCTGGAGGATCTCCTCCGGCTGGCCCGCCAGGCCCTGCGCCCGGCGGGCGAAGCGGCCCCGGTGGAGGCGTTCCTTCCCGCGTATCGCCTGACGATCCAGGAGGCCATGGAGCGGATCCTGGAGGCGGTGCGGGAAGGAAAGCGGGTAGCCTTCACCGGGCTGCTGCGGGCGGCGGGAAACCGTTACGAGGGCATCGCCTTCTTCCTGGGGCTGCTGGAGCTGTTGAAGCAGCGCCGGGTGGTGGCCTATCAGAGCCGGCTGTTCGATGAGATCTACATCGAGCCCTTCCCGGAGCGCCCATAG
- the nirK gene encoding copper-containing nitrite reductase has translation MVPARWLLIGALMMALTACTTMAAAPAVPTPSPAVSSETHVHPTPTPGGPKVRVVRDPADVPPPIRRTEPTTVEVTLTVKEVVAELTDGVTFPFWTFDGTVPGPMIRVMEGDTVVLHLVNPPENHVSHNIDLHAVTGPGGGATVTTVAPGETKTLVFKALKPGAYIYHCAYPPAPLHIGMGMYGIIVVEPKGGLPPADREFYVVQGEWYTSLPFGQPGLASFDSAKAQAERPEYFTFNGHVKALTDLHPLQARTGERIRLFFGVGGPNVGSNFHIIGEIFDRVYVGSPDTLVANEETVYVPPGSAAVFELTTEVPGRYVLVDHALWRMLRGLSGYLTVEGPERPDLFQGIPSGNSGH, from the coding sequence ATGGTTCCAGCCCGATGGCTCCTGATCGGCGCGCTGATGATGGCCCTGACGGCGTGCACGACCATGGCGGCTGCGCCCGCCGTGCCCACCCCGTCTCCCGCAGTCTCTTCAGAAACCCATGTGCATCCTACGCCCACCCCGGGCGGGCCGAAAGTCCGGGTGGTCCGGGATCCGGCGGACGTGCCGCCCCCGATCCGGCGCACGGAGCCCACCACGGTGGAGGTCACCCTCACTGTGAAGGAAGTGGTGGCGGAGCTGACCGACGGGGTGACCTTCCCCTTCTGGACCTTCGACGGGACGGTGCCCGGCCCGATGATCCGGGTGATGGAGGGGGACACGGTGGTCCTCCACCTGGTGAACCCTCCGGAGAACCACGTCTCCCACAACATCGATCTGCACGCGGTCACCGGCCCGGGCGGCGGAGCGACGGTCACCACCGTGGCGCCGGGGGAGACCAAGACCCTGGTCTTCAAGGCCCTGAAGCCCGGCGCGTATATCTACCACTGCGCCTATCCGCCAGCCCCACTGCACATCGGGATGGGCATGTATGGGATCATCGTGGTGGAGCCGAAGGGGGGTCTCCCGCCGGCCGACCGGGAGTTCTACGTCGTGCAAGGCGAGTGGTATACCTCCCTCCCCTTCGGCCAGCCGGGCCTGGCCTCCTTCGACTCCGCTAAGGCCCAGGCGGAGCGCCCGGAATATTTCACCTTCAACGGCCACGTGAAGGCCCTCACTGACCTCCACCCCCTGCAGGCGCGGACCGGCGAACGGATCCGGCTCTTCTTCGGGGTGGGCGGCCCGAACGTCGGCTCGAACTTCCACATCATCGGGGAGATCTTCGACCGGGTATATGTAGGCTCGCCGGACACCTTGGTGGCGAACGAAGAGACCGTTTATGTGCCGCCGGGCTCGGCAGCGGTCTTCGAGCTCACCACCGAAGTCCCCGGCCGCTACGTGCTGGTGGATCACGCGTTATGGCGGATGCTGCGGGGGCTGTCCGGATACCTGACCGTAGAAGGCCCCGAGCGGCCGGATTTGTTCCAGGGCATTCCGTCCGGCAACTCCGGGCACTAA
- a CDS encoding aldehyde dehydrogenase family protein, whose product MKPMWIGGEWTAGAAAGEIPVQDPATEEVLETVPRGTARDVEAAVTAARHAFDSWRRVPAATRAEMLHEIARKIRAHQEELIRLLTLEEGKPWPENEEEILWSANTFDYYAELARHERGRVIPSPEPGQLSLVLKEPYGVVGCIVPWNYPILLMAWKVAPALAAGNTVVVKPSELTPLTTLRLAEVAMDHLPPGVVNIVTGYGPEVGEPLVTHPEVPVIAFTGSLATGQRIAALAAPMMKKLHLELGGKDPFVVGPDAPLELAVKALAYAALINAGQVCTSTERVYVPASIYHRFAEEIASFVSTLRLGHGLDPQTDIGPMAGPSYRAKVEDHVADALARGAHALTGARRPPHLPRGFFYEPTVLVDVDHTMKIMREETFGPVIPLMPYRTFDEAIALCNDNPYGLGACLMSHDPRLIRRFYEEVKAGTVWINDPLTDNYAGPFGGMKLSGIGRELGLEGLEEFRETKHVHWDIEGGEKPWWFPYGRSGKGSM is encoded by the coding sequence ATGAAGCCGATGTGGATCGGAGGGGAGTGGACGGCGGGGGCCGCAGCGGGGGAGATCCCTGTGCAGGACCCGGCGACGGAGGAGGTGCTGGAGACGGTGCCCCGGGGGACAGCCCGGGATGTAGAGGCGGCGGTGACCGCTGCCCGCCACGCCTTTGACTCTTGGCGTCGCGTCCCCGCTGCGACCCGGGCGGAGATGCTCCACGAGATCGCCCGCAAGATCCGGGCGCACCAGGAGGAGCTGATCCGACTGCTCACCCTGGAGGAAGGCAAGCCGTGGCCGGAGAACGAGGAAGAGATCCTCTGGTCGGCGAACACTTTTGATTACTACGCGGAGCTCGCCCGTCATGAGCGGGGCCGGGTGATCCCCTCACCGGAGCCCGGTCAGCTCAGCCTGGTGCTCAAGGAACCTTATGGTGTGGTGGGATGCATCGTCCCATGGAACTACCCCATCCTCCTGATGGCCTGGAAGGTCGCGCCGGCCCTGGCCGCCGGCAACACGGTGGTCGTCAAGCCCTCCGAGCTCACCCCCCTGACCACGCTGCGCTTGGCCGAGGTGGCGATGGATCATCTCCCGCCGGGCGTGGTGAACATCGTGACGGGATACGGGCCGGAGGTCGGCGAGCCGCTGGTGACGCATCCGGAGGTCCCGGTCATCGCCTTCACCGGATCTCTGGCGACCGGCCAGCGGATCGCCGCCCTGGCCGCCCCGATGATGAAAAAGCTCCACCTGGAGCTGGGCGGCAAGGATCCTTTCGTAGTCGGGCCGGACGCGCCGCTGGAGCTCGCCGTGAAGGCCCTGGCGTATGCGGCCCTGATCAACGCCGGCCAGGTCTGCACCAGCACGGAACGGGTGTATGTGCCGGCTTCGATTTACCATCGGTTCGCTGAGGAGATCGCTTCTTTTGTCAGCACCCTGCGCCTGGGCCACGGCCTGGACCCGCAAACGGACATCGGGCCGATGGCGGGGCCCTCCTATCGGGCGAAGGTGGAGGATCATGTGGCCGATGCCCTGGCGCGGGGGGCTCATGCCCTCACTGGGGCGCGCCGGCCCCCTCACCTGCCCCGCGGTTTCTTCTATGAGCCCACGGTGCTGGTGGATGTGGATCACACGATGAAGATCATGCGCGAGGAGACCTTCGGGCCCGTCATCCCTCTGATGCCCTACCGGACCTTCGATGAGGCCATTGCGCTGTGCAACGATAACCCCTATGGGCTCGGCGCCTGCCTGATGAGCCACGATCCCCGTCTGATCCGCCGCTTCTATGAGGAGGTGAAGGCGGGCACGGTTTGGATCAACGATCCCCTCACGGATAACTACGCCGGGCCGTTCGGGGGCATGAAGCTCAGCGGGATCGGCCGGGAGCTGGGCCTGGAGGGGCTGGAGGAGTTCCGGGAGACCAAGCACGTCCACTGGGACATCGAGGGCGGGGAGAAACCCTGGTGGTTCCCCTATGGGCGCTCCGGGAAGGGCTCGATGTAG
- a CDS encoding response regulator transcription factor, protein MTEGEPRKIRIVCIEDDQDMIDLIRLIVTRRGYELVGWATGGVEGIEVIRREKPDLVLLDLMMPDIDGWEVYQQMKADPELRHIPVIVVTARAQNVDRILGLHIARVDDYLTKPFGPSELIASIERVMSRSVQTEPGEE, encoded by the coding sequence ATGACCGAAGGGGAGCCCAGAAAGATCCGGATCGTCTGCATCGAGGATGACCAGGACATGATCGACCTGATCCGCCTGATCGTCACCCGGCGGGGCTACGAGCTGGTCGGGTGGGCAACGGGCGGCGTGGAGGGGATCGAGGTCATCCGACGGGAGAAGCCCGATCTCGTCCTGCTGGACCTGATGATGCCGGACATCGATGGCTGGGAAGTCTACCAGCAGATGAAGGCGGACCCCGAGTTGCGCCACATCCCGGTGATCGTGGTCACCGCCCGGGCCCAGAACGTCGATCGCATCCTCGGCCTTCACATCGCCCGCGTCGACGATTATCTCACCAAGCCCTTCGGCCCCTCAGAGCTGATCGCCAGCATCGAGCGGGTGATGAGCCGCTCGGTTCAGACCGAGCCCGGCGAGGAGTGA